ACGAACGAGATCGTCGTCGACTCGGGTACGGTGACACACGTGGCGGGGACGGACGGAACCGTCTCGTTCCCGGGATGAGTCCATTTTCACTCCGGCTATCGATTGTGGATCCGTATTCTCCCCGATCGATACACGAACGTGCATATAGAAACCCCTTTACTACCCGACTTCCATCACCGACATGAATGAGTCTTGCCGATTCGGACCGCGAACTCGTCGTCGAAGAGTTGGAGCGAGAGCCGACTCCAGCCGAGGCGGCGCTGTTCGAGAACCTCTGGAGCGAACACTGCGCGTACCGCTCCTCGAGACCGCTGCTTTCGGCCTTCGACAGCGAGGGCGAGCAGGTCGTCATCGGGCCGGGTGACGACGCGGCGGTCGTCGCGCTGCCCGGGAGCGAGGACGGCGGCGCCGAGGAGGGGTCGACCTACATCACGATGGGCATCGAGAGCCACAACCACCCGTCCTACGTCGATCCGTTCGACGGGGCTGCCACGGGCGTCGGCGGGATCGTCCGGGACACTCTCTCGATGGGGGCCTACCCCATCGCGCTGGCGGACTCGCTGTACTTCGGCGAGTTCGACGACGAGCACTCGAAGTACCTCTTCGAGGGCGTCGTCGAGGGAATCAGCCACTACGGCAACTGTATCGGCGTTCCGACGGTCGCCGGCAGCGTCGACTTTCACCCGGACTACGAGGGCAACCCCCTCGTGAACGTCGCCTGCGTCGGCCTGACGAACGAGGAGCGACTCGTCACCGCCGTCGCACAAGAGCCCGGAAACAAACTCGTCCTCGTCGGCAACGGCACCGGCCGCGACGGGCTGGGCGGCGCCTCCTTCGCCAGCGAAGACCTTGCGGAGGATGCCGAAACCGAAGACCGACCTGCCGTTCAGGTTGGCGATCCCTACGCGGAAAAGCTGCTCATCGAGGCCAACGAACAACTCGTCGACGAAGGGCTGATCGAGTCCGCTCGCGACCTCGGCGCTGCCGGTCTTGGCGGTGCCTCGAGCGAACTCGTCGCCAAGGGCGGCCTCGGCGCACAGATCGAACTCGAGCGCGTCCACCAACGCGAGCCGAATATGAACGCCTTAGAGATCCTGCTCGCCGAATCGCAGGAGCGGATGTGTTACGAGGTCGAACCGGAGAACGTCGACCGCGTCGCGGAAATCGCCGAGCGATTCGATCTCGGCTGTTCCGTTATCGGCGAGGTTACCGAACAGAACTATACCTGTACCTTCGAAGGCGAAACAGTCGTCGATGTCGATGCCTACTTCCTCGGCGAGGGCGCGCCGATGAACGACCTCGAGAGCGAGCAACCAGCACAGCCCGAGACCGACCTTCCCGACGCGGATCTCGAGGACGCATTCGAAACCGTCCTCTCGAGTCCCAACACCGCCTCGAAGCGCTGGGTCTACCGGCAGTACGACCACGAAGTCGGCGTCCGCACGAGCGTCGGGCCGGGCGACGACGCGGCGATCATCGCGGTTCGAGAAGCCGAGCAAGGGCTCGCGATTTCGTCGGGTGCGGCGCCGAGCTGGACCAGTGCCGCGCCCTACGAGGGGGCGAAAGCAATTGCCCTCGAGAACGCGACGAACGTCGCGGCCAAGGGTGCGACCCCCCTGGCTGCGGTCGACTGCCTCAACGGCGGCAACCCCGAGAAACCCGACGTCTACGGCGGCTTCACGGCAATCGTCGACGGTCTCGCGGACATGTGTGAAACGCTCTCGGCGCCGGTCGTCGGCGGCAACGTCTCGCTGTACAACGACTCCGTAACCGGCCCGATCCCGCCGACGCCGACGCTCGCGATGGTCGGGACCAAGGAGGGGTACGACGCCCCGCCGCTGTCGGTCGAGGCCGATTCGGACAGCACGCTCCTGCTCGTCGGCGACCTCGGCCTCGAGAGCGGTGACGCCCGCCTCGGCGGTTCCGAGTATCTCGCCCGCCACGGCGGCAGCGACCAGTTCCCCGAACTCCCCGCCGATCCCGCGGCCCTCGTCGAGACGCTCGCGGACGTTGCGAACGACGGCGATACCCTC
Above is a window of Natronorubrum tibetense GA33 DNA encoding:
- the purL gene encoding phosphoribosylformylglycinamidine synthase subunit PurL — encoded protein: MSLADSDRELVVEELEREPTPAEAALFENLWSEHCAYRSSRPLLSAFDSEGEQVVIGPGDDAAVVALPGSEDGGAEEGSTYITMGIESHNHPSYVDPFDGAATGVGGIVRDTLSMGAYPIALADSLYFGEFDDEHSKYLFEGVVEGISHYGNCIGVPTVAGSVDFHPDYEGNPLVNVACVGLTNEERLVTAVAQEPGNKLVLVGNGTGRDGLGGASFASEDLAEDAETEDRPAVQVGDPYAEKLLIEANEQLVDEGLIESARDLGAAGLGGASSELVAKGGLGAQIELERVHQREPNMNALEILLAESQERMCYEVEPENVDRVAEIAERFDLGCSVIGEVTEQNYTCTFEGETVVDVDAYFLGEGAPMNDLESEQPAQPETDLPDADLEDAFETVLSSPNTASKRWVYRQYDHEVGVRTSVGPGDDAAIIAVREAEQGLAISSGAAPSWTSAAPYEGAKAIALENATNVAAKGATPLAAVDCLNGGNPEKPDVYGGFTAIVDGLADMCETLSAPVVGGNVSLYNDSVTGPIPPTPTLAMVGTKEGYDAPPLSVEADSDSTLLLVGDLGLESGDARLGGSEYLARHGGSDQFPELPADPAALVETLADVANDGDTLAVHDVSHGGLAVALAEMVTEEAGLEVSLPIPDDADEAVAAALFHEQPGRALVQTESPETVSAAFDGVAPVVELGSTTDDGTLALTIGNRTITTDAGEIRDHRATIERELE